The following coding sequences lie in one Calidithermus timidus DSM 17022 genomic window:
- a CDS encoding DJ-1/PfpI family protein: protein MRLGVLLSPGFLEAEAALALEVARLLEWEAFTLARGRTALEGAGGSVWTPRYVLGARTALDVLVIPGGPQMSKLGRDADHQDWFAQVWEGLRAVFAGANAALMLLELGHLQRSQPLAAHPLALEALRERGFRPEARPVLWQGKVCTTRGYLELPKAMLEWAGFSDEARAHIGL, encoded by the coding sequence GTGCGACTGGGTGTGTTGTTGAGCCCGGGTTTCCTCGAGGCCGAAGCCGCGTTGGCCCTGGAAGTGGCCCGCTTGTTGGAGTGGGAGGCCTTCACCCTGGCGCGGGGGAGGACGGCGCTCGAGGGAGCCGGGGGCTCGGTCTGGACGCCGCGCTACGTGTTGGGGGCCCGCACCGCGCTGGACGTGTTGGTCATTCCCGGAGGCCCGCAGATGAGCAAGCTGGGCCGCGACGCAGATCATCAGGACTGGTTCGCCCAGGTGTGGGAGGGCTTGCGGGCGGTGTTCGCCGGCGCAAATGCTGCACTGATGCTGCTCGAGCTCGGCCACCTCCAGCGCTCCCAGCCCCTGGCTGCTCACCCCCTTGCGCTCGAGGCGCTGCGCGAACGAGGTTTCCGGCCCGAGGCCAGGCCGGTGCTGTGGCAGGGCAAGGTTTGCACCACGCGGGGCTACCTGGAATTGCCCAAAGCCATGCTCGAGTGGGCCGGCTTCTCCGACGAAGCTAGGGCGCACATTGGGCTGTGA
- the pstA gene encoding phosphate ABC transporter permease PstA, with protein sequence MRSLQARYNRDRFMMALLVLGTALAALPLLLLLGYALIEGFTSLNWDFFTKTQKPPGELGGGMAQAIVGTIILNGVALLLAIPFGLAAGILLSEYPEHPLNPPLRVLSDTLNGMPAILKGLLAYVLIVKPMGGFSGLSGAVALAFIMLPILAKSTESVLRLVPWTIREAGLGLGLPRWRVILSLVLPAARAGVVTGMLLALSRAAGEAAPLLFTAFGNVYMQFNLLQPMDSLPVRLYTYAVSPYDDWHRQAWAAGLVLLGLIVLTSLLARWATRGRQ encoded by the coding sequence ATGAGGAGCTTGCAGGCTCGCTATAACCGTGACCGCTTCATGATGGCTTTGTTGGTGCTGGGCACGGCTCTGGCCGCTTTACCGCTGCTTCTGCTGCTGGGGTATGCCCTGATCGAGGGTTTCACCTCGCTCAACTGGGACTTTTTCACCAAAACGCAAAAGCCCCCAGGCGAGCTTGGCGGTGGCATGGCCCAGGCCATCGTGGGAACGATCATTCTCAACGGGGTGGCTTTGTTATTGGCCATCCCCTTTGGCTTGGCAGCAGGGATTCTGCTCTCCGAGTACCCCGAGCACCCGCTCAACCCCCCCTTGCGGGTACTCTCCGATACCCTCAACGGGATGCCCGCGATCCTCAAGGGCCTCCTCGCCTACGTGCTCATCGTCAAGCCGATGGGGGGGTTTTCGGGGTTATCGGGTGCGGTGGCTCTGGCCTTCATCATGCTGCCGATTCTGGCCAAATCCACAGAGAGCGTGTTGCGGCTGGTACCCTGGACGATTCGTGAAGCCGGGCTTGGGTTAGGCCTGCCCCGCTGGCGGGTGATTCTTTCCTTGGTGCTCCCAGCTGCTCGCGCAGGAGTGGTGACGGGTATGCTCCTGGCTCTTTCCCGCGCAGCAGGAGAGGCCGCACCGCTTCTTTTCACCGCTTTTGGTAACGTCTATATGCAATTCAATCTGCTCCAGCCCATGGATTCCCTGCCGGTGCGGCTGTATACCTATGCGGTCAGCCCCTACGATGACTGGCACCGCCAGGCCTGGGCTGCAGGCTTGGTGCTTTTGGGGCTGATCGTGCTGACGAGCCTACTGGCTCGCTGGGCGACCCGTGGGCGCCAATAG
- a CDS encoding FAD-binding protein: MSEGLLIRPGEVAEVQEAVRAHPKLLPRGGGTKAALSTPREGQVVLEMRGLSGVLEYDPAEYVLVALAGTPLAELEALLAQHGQYLPFDPPFVELGATLGGTVAAGLSGPMRQRYGGLRDFILGVRFVDGEGNAVRGGGKVVKNAAGFDLPKLMVGSLGRLGVLVELALKVFPAPRAAATLQVTFESLEQALEALYKLASSPLEFYALDLETHPKDIASAIGKAPNPTTLTLRIGGLPEALPARLERLWAFLGHPPDTRPLLLEGEVERSYWRSVGRFEWGQGYLVKVPIQPSKIAGLERELPAGMRRYIGAGNLLYLNWPDSIEKLDGLLKRQGLRGLVLRGDAERMRSEALKSPLIGVDWEHAFARRVTAALDPHNRFSLNP; encoded by the coding sequence GTGAGTGAGGGCCTCCTCATCCGCCCTGGGGAAGTCGCCGAGGTCCAGGAGGCCGTCCGAGCCCATCCCAAGCTGCTGCCGAGGGGCGGGGGCACCAAGGCCGCCCTTTCCACGCCGAGGGAGGGCCAGGTCGTACTGGAGATGAGGGGCCTGAGCGGGGTGCTCGAGTACGACCCCGCCGAGTACGTGCTGGTAGCCCTGGCCGGAACCCCTCTGGCCGAGCTCGAGGCGCTTTTAGCCCAGCACGGCCAGTACCTACCCTTCGACCCGCCCTTCGTCGAGCTAGGGGCCACCCTGGGCGGGACCGTAGCCGCCGGGCTCTCGGGGCCCATGCGCCAGCGCTACGGCGGGCTGCGCGACTTCATCCTGGGCGTGCGCTTCGTGGACGGAGAGGGCAACGCCGTGCGTGGGGGCGGTAAGGTGGTCAAAAACGCGGCGGGCTTCGACCTGCCCAAGCTGATGGTGGGCAGCCTGGGACGGCTGGGGGTGCTGGTGGAATTAGCCCTCAAGGTTTTCCCCGCTCCTAGGGCCGCTGCCACGCTCCAAGTGACCTTCGAGAGCCTCGAACAGGCCCTCGAGGCCCTGTACAAGCTCGCTTCCTCGCCGCTGGAGTTCTACGCCCTCGACCTCGAGACCCACCCCAAGGACATCGCTTCGGCGATCGGCAAAGCCCCAAACCCGACCACCCTGACGCTGCGCATCGGCGGGCTACCGGAGGCGCTGCCCGCGCGGCTGGAACGACTGTGGGCCTTTCTGGGCCACCCACCCGACACCCGCCCCCTCTTGCTCGAAGGCGAGGTGGAAAGAAGCTACTGGCGCTCGGTGGGTCGCTTCGAGTGGGGGCAGGGCTACTTGGTCAAGGTGCCCATTCAGCCGAGCAAAATCGCCGGGCTCGAGCGCGAACTCCCTGCGGGAATGCGCCGCTACATCGGCGCGGGAAACCTGCTGTACCTCAACTGGCCCGACTCCATCGAAAAACTGGACGGCCTGCTCAAGCGCCAGGGGCTCCGCGGCCTGGTGCTGCGGGGTGACGCCGAGCGCATGCGGAGCGAAGCGCTGAAGTCACCCCTGATCGGGGTAGACTGGGAGCACGCCTTCGCGCGCCGAGTCACCGCGGCCCTCGACCCCCACAACCGCTTCTCTCTCAACCCCTGA
- a CDS encoding GYD domain-containing protein — protein sequence MATYVILSRFSPEAFHDPKDFKKLAEEVSARIKSECPGVRWKASYATMGRFDVVDLVESDDPKQVSKAAMIIHAYGHSTTETLPATPWDEFLALL from the coding sequence ATGGCGACCTACGTGATTCTCAGCCGCTTCTCTCCCGAGGCCTTCCACGACCCCAAGGACTTCAAGAAGCTGGCTGAGGAAGTCTCGGCCCGTATCAAGTCGGAATGCCCCGGCGTGCGCTGGAAGGCCAGTTACGCCACCATGGGCCGCTTCGACGTGGTGGACCTGGTGGAGTCCGACGACCCCAAGCAGGTTTCCAAAGCGGCCATGATCATCCACGCCTACGGCCACTCCACCACCGAGACCCTGCCAGCTACGCCCTGGGACGAATTTCTGGCACTGCTTTGA
- a CDS encoding (Fe-S)-binding protein, whose translation MQHKIDTQKIGPQGEVMAHAVEACVHCGFCLPACPTYAVLGEEMDSPRGRIFLMKEVLEGNLQLEEAAPYIDKCLGCLGCVTACPSGVPYGELISTFRGWAEPRRHRSPFARAFRLGIMELLPYPKRFRIAAQLGKIGKVFKAVLPKALQAPLELLPERLEPAPPLPEFFPAKGPRRARVALLAGCAQQVLKPGFNWATLRVLAENGVEVVIPQGQACCGAAAMHTGERSRALALARQNLKAFPDDVDAILSNAAGCGSGLKEYGLLFAGQAEHQAAEAFSKRVQDVSVFLTNLGLLEPPALKQPLKVAYHDACHLAHAQGVRSEPRKLLRSIGGLELVEIPEGELCCGSAGTYNLEQPAIAATLGERKARNILATGAQAVATGNIGCFTQIQSHLRKLGVEIPMYHTLEILDLAYQGKL comes from the coding sequence ATGCAGCACAAGATCGACACCCAGAAAATCGGCCCCCAGGGCGAGGTGATGGCCCACGCCGTCGAGGCTTGCGTCCACTGCGGCTTCTGCCTGCCGGCCTGCCCTACCTACGCCGTGCTGGGCGAGGAGATGGACAGCCCGCGCGGTCGCATCTTCCTGATGAAGGAGGTGCTCGAGGGCAATTTGCAGCTCGAGGAGGCCGCCCCCTACATCGACAAGTGCCTGGGTTGCCTGGGCTGCGTCACAGCCTGCCCCTCCGGAGTGCCTTACGGCGAGCTCATCAGCACCTTCCGGGGCTGGGCCGAGCCGCGCCGCCACCGCTCGCCCTTCGCACGGGCCTTCCGCCTGGGCATCATGGAGCTGCTGCCCTACCCCAAGCGCTTCCGCATCGCCGCTCAGCTCGGCAAGATCGGAAAGGTCTTCAAAGCGGTGCTCCCCAAGGCCCTGCAAGCGCCGCTCGAGCTACTCCCCGAGCGCCTCGAGCCCGCTCCTCCCCTGCCCGAGTTCTTCCCGGCCAAAGGCCCCCGCCGCGCGCGCGTGGCGCTGCTGGCCGGGTGCGCCCAGCAGGTGCTCAAGCCGGGCTTCAACTGGGCCACCCTGCGGGTGCTGGCCGAGAACGGCGTAGAGGTGGTGATCCCCCAGGGGCAGGCTTGCTGCGGAGCCGCCGCCATGCATACCGGCGAGCGCAGCAGAGCCCTGGCCCTGGCTCGGCAGAACCTGAAGGCCTTTCCCGACGACGTCGACGCCATCCTCTCCAACGCCGCCGGGTGCGGTTCGGGGCTCAAGGAGTACGGCCTGCTCTTCGCGGGCCAAGCCGAGCACCAGGCCGCCGAAGCCTTCAGCAAGCGCGTGCAGGACGTGTCGGTATTCCTGACCAACCTGGGCCTGCTCGAGCCCCCCGCCCTCAAGCAGCCCCTCAAGGTGGCCTATCACGACGCCTGCCACCTGGCTCACGCCCAAGGGGTGCGCTCCGAGCCGCGCAAGTTGCTACGCTCGATCGGCGGCCTCGAGCTCGTCGAGATCCCCGAGGGCGAGCTGTGCTGCGGCAGCGCCGGAACCTACAACCTCGAGCAGCCAGCCATCGCCGCCACCTTGGGTGAGCGCAAAGCCCGCAACATCCTCGCCACCGGAGCCCAGGCTGTCGCTACGGGCAACATCGGCTGTTTCACCCAGATCCAGAGCCACCTGCGCAAGCTGGGGGTGGAAATTCCGATGTACCACACCCTGGAAATCCTCGATCTGGCTTACCAGGGCAAGTTGTAA
- a CDS encoding IclR family transcriptional regulator: protein MANKRRPGRTRSTEVGEVRTLERGLMLLEALSEAETLSLSELARRTELSPSTAYRLLETLRKRGFADWDEDRGLWKVGLRAYQVGSAFLTRGGLVDAAMPEMEKLVDELNETVNLAVLDGNEAVYIAQVEGRQLIRMFTRIGARAPLYCTGVGKALLMGHSEAEARRMLGAGPFRSFTRKTLTTPEAFLGAIREAQKWGFALDNEEREEGVRCIAAPVRDNRGKVVASMSLSAPASRVPDERVQSLGERIKRAADAVSARLGWKAQGLG, encoded by the coding sequence ATGGCAAACAAGCGTCGCCCGGGACGCACCCGCAGCACCGAGGTGGGGGAGGTGCGCACGCTCGAGCGCGGTCTGATGCTGCTCGAGGCCCTCTCCGAGGCCGAGACCCTCTCGCTTTCCGAGCTCGCCCGGCGCACCGAGCTCTCGCCCAGTACCGCCTACCGCCTGCTGGAAACCCTGCGCAAGCGCGGCTTTGCCGACTGGGACGAAGACCGGGGGCTATGGAAGGTGGGCTTGCGGGCCTATCAGGTGGGGTCGGCTTTTCTCACCAGGGGCGGGCTGGTGGATGCGGCCATGCCCGAGATGGAAAAGCTGGTCGATGAGCTCAACGAGACCGTCAACCTCGCTGTGCTCGATGGCAACGAGGCGGTCTACATTGCCCAGGTCGAGGGACGGCAGCTCATCCGCATGTTCACCCGCATCGGAGCCAGGGCCCCGCTGTACTGCACGGGGGTGGGCAAGGCCCTGCTGATGGGCCACAGCGAGGCTGAGGCCCGGCGCATGCTCGGGGCGGGGCCGTTCAGGTCCTTCACCCGCAAGACCCTGACCACTCCCGAAGCTTTTTTGGGCGCGATCCGGGAGGCTCAGAAGTGGGGTTTCGCGCTCGACAACGAGGAGCGTGAGGAAGGGGTGCGCTGCATCGCCGCGCCGGTGCGGGACAACCGGGGCAAGGTGGTGGCCTCCATGTCGCTCTCGGCCCCTGCCAGCCGCGTGCCCGACGAGCGCGTTCAGAGCTTGGGGGAGCGGATCAAGCGGGCTGCCGACGCGGTTTCGGCCCGGCTGGGCTGGAAGGCTCAGGGCCTGGGGTGA
- a CDS encoding FAD-linked oxidase C-terminal domain-containing protein has translation MNPALSELGRIYPAERLLVQPGQLTPYESDALTAFRARPLAVVLPETTDEVVQTVAWCARHQVPFVARGSGTSLSGGSLPVEGGVVIGLNRMNRLLELDPQERIAVVQPGFINLHVSNAAAPYGLYYAPDPSSQPVSTIGGNLAFNSGGAHCLKYGMTSNHVLGAKVVLPDGEVVELGSRSLEAVGPDWLGLFVGSEGLMGIAVEITLRLLPKPEKYHTVLAAYDSLERAGNAVAAVVASGLLPGAMEIMDHLAIEAAEAAVKAGYPTDARALLIVELEGEAPEVEAEARHLEAVIAASGAYEVRVARDADERAKIWKGRKAAFSAVGRLSPDYLVQDGVVPRSKLGPALLEIERLSQQYGLRVANVFHAGDGNLHPLILYDGKVRGQLEQAEALAGEILKLCVELGGSITGEHGVGMEKRAYMPAMFSEDDLALMQRLRRALDPDELANRGKMFPGGEAPASPAGEGRGDLA, from the coding sequence ATGAATCCCGCTTTGAGCGAGTTGGGACGCATCTACCCAGCCGAGCGGTTGCTGGTGCAGCCCGGCCAGCTCACACCCTACGAGTCCGACGCCCTCACCGCCTTTCGCGCCCGGCCCCTGGCGGTGGTGCTGCCCGAGACCACGGACGAGGTGGTGCAGACGGTGGCCTGGTGCGCACGGCACCAAGTCCCCTTCGTGGCCCGGGGTTCGGGCACCAGCCTCTCGGGTGGGTCACTGCCCGTCGAGGGCGGTGTGGTGATCGGGCTCAACCGCATGAACCGGCTGCTCGAGCTCGACCCCCAAGAGCGCATCGCGGTGGTGCAGCCCGGCTTCATCAACCTTCACGTCTCCAACGCCGCCGCGCCCTACGGGCTCTACTACGCCCCCGACCCCTCGAGCCAGCCCGTGAGCACCATCGGCGGCAACCTGGCCTTCAACTCCGGCGGAGCGCACTGCCTGAAGTACGGCATGACCTCTAACCACGTGCTGGGCGCGAAGGTGGTGCTGCCCGATGGCGAGGTGGTGGAGCTGGGTTCGCGAAGCCTCGAGGCCGTCGGCCCCGACTGGCTAGGGCTGTTCGTAGGCTCGGAAGGGCTGATGGGCATCGCGGTGGAGATCACCCTGCGCCTGCTGCCCAAGCCCGAGAAGTACCACACCGTCCTGGCCGCTTACGACAGCCTCGAGCGGGCCGGCAACGCGGTGGCGGCGGTGGTCGCCAGCGGGCTTTTGCCGGGGGCGATGGAGATCATGGACCACCTGGCCATCGAGGCCGCCGAGGCCGCGGTGAAGGCGGGCTACCCGACGGACGCGCGGGCGCTCTTGATCGTGGAGCTCGAGGGCGAGGCCCCCGAGGTCGAGGCCGAGGCGAGGCACCTGGAGGCCGTCATCGCCGCCTCTGGAGCTTACGAGGTGCGGGTGGCGCGGGACGCCGACGAGCGAGCGAAGATCTGGAAAGGCCGCAAGGCTGCCTTCTCGGCGGTGGGCCGCCTGAGCCCAGACTACCTGGTGCAAGACGGGGTGGTGCCGCGCTCGAAGCTGGGGCCGGCCCTGCTCGAGATCGAGCGCCTCTCCCAGCAGTACGGCCTGCGCGTCGCCAACGTCTTCCACGCCGGCGATGGCAACCTGCACCCCCTCATCCTCTACGACGGCAAGGTGAGGGGGCAGCTCGAGCAGGCCGAGGCGCTGGCCGGGGAAATCCTAAAGCTGTGCGTGGAGCTAGGCGGCTCCATCACCGGCGAGCACGGGGTGGGCATGGAGAAAAGAGCCTACATGCCCGCCATGTTCAGTGAGGACGACCTCGCCCTCATGCAGCGCTTGCGCCGCGCCCTGGACCCCGACGAACTCGCTAACCGGGGCAAGATGTTTCCTGGCGGCGAGGCCCCGGCCTCACCCGCTGGAGAAGGCCGGGGTGATCTGGCGTGA
- the pstC gene encoding phosphate ABC transporter permease subunit PstC yields the protein MLGDRVFAAVVTLLAFGVVALSLGLGYYLYLGGAQAIERFGFWGFLTGTTWDPALKEEFGAWPYLVGTLLTSFCALLLSLFPAIAAAIYAAEYAPRWLVGVINYLVDLMAAVPSVVYGLWGIFVLAPFLREKLFLPAYMWAAENAPGVLPYLGNPSGYGFFTAVVILASMIIPYTTALARDAISLVPQAQREAAYALGATRWEVMRLAMLPYARGGILAGVILALGRALGETMAVAMVIGNTNIMLKLLGIPLLYPLFGPATTMPSVIALEFKEAVTDIHLSSLIALGFYLFLVAFAVNLLASYLINAFKVGGQRA from the coding sequence ATGCTGGGGGATCGTGTTTTTGCTGCCGTGGTGACGCTGCTGGCCTTCGGGGTAGTGGCGCTGTCTTTGGGACTGGGTTACTACCTCTACTTGGGGGGGGCCCAGGCCATCGAGCGCTTTGGCTTTTGGGGTTTTCTCACCGGAACCACTTGGGATCCCGCGCTCAAGGAGGAGTTTGGGGCCTGGCCATATCTTGTGGGCACTTTGCTCACCAGTTTCTGCGCCCTGCTCCTCTCCCTCTTCCCCGCTATCGCGGCTGCCATTTACGCTGCTGAATATGCTCCGAGGTGGCTCGTGGGCGTCATCAATTACCTCGTAGACCTTATGGCGGCTGTTCCGAGTGTGGTCTACGGCCTATGGGGTATCTTTGTTTTGGCCCCCTTCTTACGGGAAAAACTCTTTCTGCCTGCCTACATGTGGGCGGCGGAAAATGCTCCTGGTGTTCTGCCGTATCTGGGAAACCCCTCGGGCTATGGTTTCTTTACCGCGGTGGTGATCCTGGCAAGCATGATTATTCCCTACACGACGGCCTTGGCTCGAGACGCCATCAGCCTGGTGCCCCAAGCTCAGCGCGAGGCTGCCTATGCCTTAGGGGCGACGCGCTGGGAGGTGATGCGCCTGGCCATGCTGCCTTATGCTCGGGGAGGGATCTTGGCCGGGGTAATCCTGGCACTAGGACGGGCCCTGGGAGAGACCATGGCGGTGGCGATGGTGATCGGCAACACTAACATCATGCTCAAGCTACTGGGCATTCCGCTGCTATATCCGCTCTTCGGACCCGCCACTACCATGCCTTCGGTGATCGCTCTGGAATTCAAGGAAGCGGTTACCGACATTCACCTCTCCAGCCTTATCGCTCTGGGTTTTTACCTCTTCCTGGTGGCCTTCGCGGTTAATTTGCTGGCCAGTTACCTGATCAATGCCTTCAAGGTAGGAGGTCAACGGGCATGA
- the aceB gene encoding malate synthase A, whose protein sequence is MTLPKGIEITGPKLPASHSVLTPEALAFVAGLQREFGAVRKGLLQRRAEVARRIAAGEKPGFLEHTRFIREGDWKVAPAPPDLDDRRVEITGPVERKMMINALNSGAKVFMADCEDALSPTWENVVQGQQNLMDAVRRTISFTSPEGKEYRLAEKTATLLVRPRGWHLSERHVLVDGEPVSGSLFDFGLYFFHNAHELLKRGSGPYFYLPKLENHLEARLWNEVFNFAQDYLGIPRGTIRATVLIETILAAFEMEEILYELRDHAAGLNAGRWDYIFSCIKKFATVPAADGGVIFPDRAQITMTVPFMRAYTELLVRSCHKRGAHAIGGMAAFIPSRKDPEVNERAIAAVTKDKERESGDGFDGTWVAHPDLVPVAMSVFDKVLGAKPNQKDRLREDVEGKIRPEQLIDFHVPGGTVTEAGARNNISVELQYMAAWLGGSGAVAIFNLMEDAATAEISRAQLWQWLREGARLEDGRPFTRELYEKLKQEEMAKLGGLKNLEAAAQLLDELVLQPEFREFLTLPAYERLP, encoded by the coding sequence ATGACCCTACCCAAAGGTATCGAGATCACCGGCCCCAAGCTCCCGGCTTCGCATAGCGTCCTCACGCCCGAGGCCCTGGCCTTCGTGGCTGGGCTGCAGCGTGAGTTCGGCGCGGTGCGCAAGGGACTGTTGCAGCGCCGGGCCGAGGTGGCGCGGCGGATTGCGGCGGGCGAGAAACCGGGCTTCCTCGAGCACACCCGCTTCATCCGCGAGGGCGACTGGAAGGTAGCCCCAGCTCCCCCCGACCTCGACGACCGCCGGGTGGAGATCACCGGGCCCGTCGAGCGCAAGATGATGATCAACGCGCTCAACTCCGGGGCCAAGGTCTTCATGGCCGACTGCGAGGACGCCCTCTCCCCTACCTGGGAAAACGTCGTCCAGGGGCAGCAGAACCTCATGGACGCGGTGCGCCGCACCATCAGCTTCACCTCGCCGGAGGGCAAGGAGTACCGCCTGGCCGAGAAGACCGCCACCCTGCTGGTGCGGCCCAGGGGCTGGCACCTCAGCGAGCGCCACGTCCTGGTGGACGGCGAGCCGGTTTCGGGCTCGCTCTTCGACTTCGGGCTTTACTTCTTCCACAACGCCCACGAATTGCTCAAGCGCGGCTCAGGCCCCTACTTCTACCTGCCCAAGCTGGAGAACCACCTCGAGGCCCGCCTCTGGAACGAGGTGTTCAACTTCGCGCAGGACTACCTGGGCATCCCGCGCGGCACCATCCGCGCCACCGTGCTCATCGAGACCATCCTGGCCGCCTTCGAGATGGAGGAAATCCTCTACGAGCTGCGCGACCACGCCGCCGGGCTCAACGCCGGGCGCTGGGACTACATCTTCAGTTGCATCAAGAAGTTCGCCACCGTCCCCGCCGCGGACGGCGGGGTCATCTTCCCCGACCGCGCCCAGATCACCATGACCGTGCCCTTCATGCGCGCCTACACCGAGTTGCTGGTGCGCAGCTGCCACAAGCGCGGCGCCCACGCCATCGGGGGCATGGCCGCCTTCATCCCCAGCCGCAAGGACCCCGAGGTCAATGAGCGGGCCATCGCCGCCGTGACCAAGGACAAGGAGCGCGAATCCGGCGACGGCTTCGACGGCACCTGGGTCGCCCACCCCGACTTAGTGCCCGTAGCCATGAGCGTCTTCGACAAGGTGCTGGGGGCCAAGCCCAACCAGAAAGACCGCCTGCGCGAGGACGTCGAGGGCAAAATCCGGCCCGAGCAGCTCATCGACTTTCACGTACCCGGGGGCACCGTCACCGAGGCGGGGGCGCGCAACAACATCAGCGTGGAATTGCAGTACATGGCCGCCTGGCTCGGCGGCAGCGGCGCGGTGGCGATCTTCAACCTGATGGAAGACGCCGCCACCGCCGAGATCTCCCGCGCCCAGCTGTGGCAGTGGTTGCGCGAGGGGGCCAGGCTCGAGGACGGCCGTCCCTTCACCCGCGAGCTTTACGAAAAGCTCAAGCAAGAGGAGATGGCCAAGCTTGGTGGGCTCAAGAACCTCGAGGCCGCCGCCCAACTGCTCGATGAGCTGGTGTTGCAGCCGGAGTTCCGCGAGTTCCTGACCCTGCCCGCCTACGAGCGCCTGCCCTGA
- the pstB gene encoding phosphate ABC transporter ATP-binding protein PstB yields the protein MPLRMETRGLSVFYGKKAGVRDVNLPIYTNRVTALIGPSGCGKTTFLRALNRMHDLTPIARVTGEALLDGQNIYERGVDPVEVRRRVGMVFQKPNPFPTLSVYDNVASGLKLVGIRHKGLLDEAVERSLRQAALWEEVKDRLRAPGMSLSGGQQQRLCIARALAVQPEVLLMDEPTSALDPISTQSIEDLMSELKKHVTIVIVTHNMQQAARVSDFTGYFLTGELVEFGPTSQMFTNPKDPRTEAYITGRFG from the coding sequence CTGCCCCTGCGCATGGAAACTCGAGGCCTATCCGTGTTCTACGGAAAAAAGGCGGGGGTCAGGGATGTGAACCTCCCCATCTATACCAATCGGGTGACCGCGCTCATCGGCCCATCGGGTTGTGGAAAGACCACCTTTTTGCGGGCCCTCAACCGCATGCATGACCTTACCCCCATCGCCCGCGTAACCGGTGAGGCTTTGTTGGATGGCCAGAACATCTATGAGCGCGGGGTGGACCCCGTAGAGGTACGCCGCAGGGTTGGCATGGTTTTTCAGAAGCCCAACCCCTTTCCCACCCTCTCCGTTTATGACAACGTGGCCTCCGGGTTGAAGCTGGTGGGCATTCGCCACAAAGGCTTGCTGGATGAAGCGGTAGAGCGCTCCCTGAGGCAAGCCGCCTTATGGGAGGAGGTCAAAGACCGCCTGCGGGCTCCGGGCATGAGCCTCTCGGGTGGCCAGCAGCAGCGATTGTGCATCGCCCGCGCCCTGGCGGTGCAGCCCGAGGTCTTGCTGATGGACGAGCCCACCAGCGCCCTCGACCCCATCTCTACCCAGTCCATCGAAGACCTGATGAGCGAGTTAAAGAAGCACGTGACCATCGTGATTGTCACCCACAACATGCAGCAGGCTGCCCGCGTCTCCGACTTCACCGGTTACTTCCTCACCGGCGAACTCGTGGAGTTCGGCCCCACCAGCCAGATGTTCACCAACCCTAAGGACCCGCGCACAGAGGCCTACATCACGGGGCGGTTCGGGTAA